From Pyramidobacter piscolens W5455:
ACAAGCAGAATCGTCGTGACGTTATCGAGAAACGCCGAAAGGAGCACCGTGATAAACGAGATCGACCAAAGGATCAAACTGCCCCGGCCGCCGGTCACCTTCACGGCCTTGACGGCGATATACTGGAACACGCCGCACTTCGACAGAATCCCCACGACGATCATCATGCCCACGAGCAGACCGACTGTGTTATGGTCGATCGCCGCGACGATTTGGTCGCCGGAAAGAAGGCCGCTCAGCGCCATTACCGAGGCGCCCAGCAACGTGGCGGTCGTCGATTTCACTTTACCGCTGGCGATCGCGACGATGACGCCGACAAAGATGGATAACGCCGCCCAAGCTCTGATGTCCATGTTATGCCTCCTGAGCGAAATGATATCGCAAAACGTTTTCTTCGCCTGTCCGATGCGCAGGAACGGAGAATATGCGTTCAAATTGCATAGCGCAGTATAGCTCAATCCGGAAAAAACGCAAGGCGAACGGCACATAAACAACACATTGCAAGTTACGAGTCAGCCCCTTTGAATCCAGCGCGCGCCTACACGAACGCGTCTCGTCCGGACGACGGCGGAACGAGAACAGCTTCGTCAGCCATTCTCGTTCTCCGGAACGGTTAACTTTTGAACCAGATCTTTTTCGTCAGCGCGTAGGAAAGCGGGAGCAAATAGAGATACGCGGCATACGGAAGAGCCCGCGCCGAGACTTCCAGCATCGCCAGCGGGGCGGAGCTGGCGATACACCAGGGGATCAGTCCCGCCGTCACCACCGTGGAATTGGCGATGTCCTGGGCCAGCTCCGTGCGACCAAGCCCTGCGCGTTCATAAGGCCTCTTCATCATTTGAGCCGTCATCATGACGCCAATCGTCTGATTGCAGAAAATCCCGTTAGCAAGAACGCCGACCAGCGTCAAAGCGGCAAAGGAACTCGTTCGGCGCATAAGGCCGGCAAGGCGTCCCTGAAGGCCGTCGAGCATATGCGTGCCGTCGAAAATTCCCGAATAGGTCCCGGAAATAAACAGGACGGCACACATGTCGAGCATAGACATCAGCCCGCCGCCGTTGAACAGAGCCGCCGCGGAACCGGGCTCGGCGGAGAACCCCAAGGCGGCATACCGAAGCGAGTCGCCCCAAGTCGCGTGCTGAAAATACACCGTGCAGCCCCAGGCAAACGCGATACTGGCAAGAAAAGCATAAAGCGACCGCACTTTCAACAGCGGCATCACGAACATGATAATCGCGGGAACGATCACCCACGGCGTCAAATCGAAACTCTTTTCCAAGGACAGGATCATGCCGCTGTCGGCGCGCGGCATCGGATAGGTCAGGGAAAGAAGATAATAGAACAGCCCGCAACATCCCACCGCCGCCAGAGAAGTCTTCATCATCAGCCTGATATTGTCGTAAAGCTCCGTCCCCGTCAACGACGCGACAAGATTCGCGCAGGACGAGGCCGGCGAACAGCGGTCTCCGAAGTATATGCCCGACATGATCGCTCCCGCGGCGACCAGTTCATTGGCCCCGCCGCCGCGCGCCAAAGCCATCAGGGCAACGCCGAGAGTGCCGGAACGCCGAACGACGTGCCGATGGCGTAGGACAATCCGCACGACAGCGCATAGGCAGCGAGGATGAACAGCGAAGGATTGATCAGGCGCATTCCCCACGTTACCAGAAAAGCAAAAGTTCCCGCCGAACGCCACAGCCCCATCAGCACGCCGATCAACA
This genomic window contains:
- a CDS encoding Na+/H+ antiporter NhaC family protein — its product is MALARGGGANELVAAGAIMSGIYFGDRCSPASSCANLVASLTGTELYDNIRLMMKTSLAAVGCCGLFYYLLSLTYPMPRADSGMILSLEKSFDLTPWVIVPAIIMFVMPLLKVRSLYAFLASIAFAWGCTVYFQHATWGDSLRYAALGFSAEPGSAAALFNGGGLMSMLDMCAVLFISGTYSGIFDGTHMLDGLQGRLAGLMRRTSSFAALTLVGVLANGIFCNQTIGVMMTAQMMKRPYERAGLGRTELAQDIANSTVVTAGLIPWCIASSAPLAMLEVSARALPYAAYLYLLPLSYALTKKIWFKS